Proteins encoded together in one Desulfovibrio sp. UCD-KL4C window:
- a CDS encoding HD domain-containing phosphohydrolase, producing the protein MVEDINYTAERVLFVDDEPNILQSYSRALRSKFAVSTALGGKAALKLLETSPPYTVVISDIKMPEMDGVELLSIVRELYPDTVRMVLTGYADLNIAMSAVNQGDIFRFLTKPCHPEDLTKAIVSGVKQYKMTQASRELVVVKRMKDGLEGLLRAFTRLVEFRDPYTAGHMDRTAEISSLIATRLGLSPDIIQGLHLAALVHDIGKIAVPSGVLNKPGPLSHAEFALIKMHSLVGAEIFETLETEWPIQRIVLEHHERIDGSGYPNGLKGDEILFESKVISVADSIDAILTTRPYREASNKQKCIDLLEKEKGIKLDASCVDAGIALLKEGVIFKELPF; encoded by the coding sequence ATGGTTGAAGATATAAACTATACAGCAGAACGTGTTCTTTTTGTTGATGATGAACCTAACATTCTTCAAAGTTATTCACGAGCTCTTAGATCTAAATTTGCTGTCAGTACAGCACTTGGAGGAAAAGCCGCTCTCAAATTGTTAGAGACATCACCGCCGTATACTGTTGTAATTTCGGATATAAAAATGCCTGAAATGGACGGAGTGGAGTTGTTATCCATAGTCCGTGAGCTATATCCTGACACTGTAAGAATGGTTTTAACAGGCTATGCGGACTTAAATATTGCAATGAGCGCAGTAAACCAAGGTGATATTTTTAGATTTTTAACTAAGCCTTGCCACCCTGAGGATTTAACTAAAGCTATAGTATCAGGGGTTAAGCAGTATAAAATGACGCAGGCTTCAAGAGAACTTGTTGTAGTTAAACGGATGAAAGATGGTTTGGAAGGTTTATTGCGAGCTTTTACCCGTTTGGTAGAATTTCGCGATCCATATACAGCAGGACATATGGATCGAACAGCAGAAATTTCCTCGCTTATAGCAACTAGGCTCGGTCTGAGTCCTGATATTATTCAGGGGTTACACTTGGCAGCTTTGGTCCATGATATCGGTAAAATAGCGGTTCCGTCAGGTGTTCTGAATAAGCCCGGTCCGCTAAGCCATGCAGAATTTGCGCTTATTAAAATGCATTCACTAGTCGGGGCAGAAATCTTTGAAACATTGGAAACAGAGTGGCCCATTCAGAGGATTGTACTTGAGCATCATGAACGCATAGACGGTTCAGGGTATCCAAACGGTTTGAAAGGTGATGAGATCTTGTTTGAGTCAAAAGTCATATCTGTGGCTGATTCTATTGATGCTATTTTGACGACACGTCCTTATCGCGAAGCTTCAAATAAGCAAAAATGTATTGATCTTCTTGAGAAAGAAAAAGGGATCAAGCTAGATGCATCCTGTGTAGATGCAGGTATCGCTTTGCTTAAAGAAGGAGTTATTTTTAAGGAGCTACCTTTTTGA
- a CDS encoding putative quinol monooxygenase produces MIILTAAIKAKKGKEAELEKVLLNMISKTAQEDGSMEYRLHKSKNNSGSYLFYEKYIDQAAFDAHSSSEYCSNLGAQIKDLIAEEPVIEFYDFIDGIPE; encoded by the coding sequence ATGATTATATTGACTGCTGCCATTAAGGCAAAAAAAGGTAAAGAAGCAGAACTCGAAAAAGTACTCCTCAACATGATTTCCAAAACTGCTCAGGAAGATGGATCAATGGAGTACAGGCTGCATAAATCAAAAAACAATTCTGGAAGTTATTTATTTTATGAAAAATACATAGACCAAGCAGCGTTTGACGCACATTCTTCCTCTGAATACTGCTCAAACCTTGGCGCACAAATCAAAGACTTAATAGCTGAAGAGCCAGTCATTGAATTCTATGATTTTATTGATGGAATCCCTGAATAA
- a CDS encoding PAS domain S-box protein — MLQQKRRIILLAMIMVILVGAVSLISTRLLYDTSLNEQRNRLGELVNSQAGMIEELSNLSTELDLIKDTDKDFETLLSHLVRAHKKFIVASDTGEFTVGLKVGNQINFLILNGERPTAHQKFAFVPFGGPNSAPMQLALSGKSGSVIGRDYKGQKVLAAYTSLILKDQQVGLVAKIDLHEIKEPFFWANFIIFGLGIILTTIGLYFFIKISEPLLLEMGKSKNNYRDLVEGSDSIILHINQQGIISFANSFSKNFFSQEWEDLVGLSAMLLLEPQSEYANNSSSLNRVIDFFGEGDGPHEKPIRNDDSTAWISWRVRKIINSSEDVEELLCIGNDITDNHLSRENLKKSESRHRIIFENSPLGMVRFNPEGVILDCNNKLVELLDSTKEKLIGFNVAQKSNSKMREAIKKALAGESSIYEDLYTSVTGNKTIYVRAIFNPVTLGNSSTEVICTLEDISDRIEVEKNLAESEERFRGIAKASPVGIIITDIKGSLLYANQRMTELTGENYTEQTGLSWMNNIHSKDKSNLITNWYEADFISKDRLEFRIVHNNGIILWILGQIVKLKDKKEQMIGYVITMTDITQIKTVELEHTRLTAAIDQAAEAIMITDTDGMITYVNPAFQKISGYSADEAIGQNPRFLQSGEHDILFYDNLWDTILAGHIWEGKFINIRKDGKHYTQEASIGPVRDETGKIINFVCVSRDISKQLVVEAQLRQAQKLESIGELAAGIAHEINTPTQYVSTNNQFMKEAFITLLAMTNNYRELIKAVQLSKSQEELLKIAESGLDDDELTYLEEDIPNAIEESETGLKRITEIVQSVKQLAHPGEVQKGLYNLDEIIRNAITVSSNEWKYVSDIELNLDENLPEIHCLKGEIGQVLLNLIINAAHAIESKSGKDTEAKGRITISTYQKENWAVLKISDSGTGMPENVAKRAFDPFFTTKEVGHGTGQGLAISHNVIVNMHNGVINFETEENIGTTFTIKLPLKKIGQ; from the coding sequence ATGCTTCAGCAAAAAAGACGTATTATACTTTTGGCCATGATAATGGTAATTCTTGTCGGAGCTGTGTCCCTCATCAGCACGCGTCTACTTTATGACACATCACTTAATGAACAACGAAATAGGTTAGGAGAATTGGTCAACAGTCAAGCCGGTATGATTGAGGAATTATCCAATTTAAGTACAGAGCTGGATCTTATTAAAGACACAGATAAAGACTTCGAAACCCTTCTTTCTCATTTAGTTAGAGCTCATAAAAAATTCATAGTTGCAAGCGACACCGGGGAATTCACTGTAGGCTTAAAAGTTGGCAACCAAATCAACTTTCTTATTCTGAACGGTGAAAGACCAACTGCGCACCAAAAATTCGCATTTGTTCCATTTGGAGGTCCAAACAGTGCCCCCATGCAACTAGCACTCTCAGGAAAATCCGGTTCAGTGATAGGTCGTGACTACAAAGGCCAAAAAGTATTGGCTGCGTACACTTCACTAATTCTTAAAGATCAGCAAGTTGGGCTTGTTGCTAAAATTGACCTGCACGAAATAAAAGAACCTTTTTTTTGGGCTAATTTCATTATATTCGGTTTAGGAATTATACTGACTACTATAGGTCTTTATTTCTTTATCAAAATCAGTGAACCGCTACTTCTTGAAATGGGAAAAAGTAAAAATAACTATCGTGATTTAGTGGAAGGATCCGACAGCATTATTCTTCACATAAACCAGCAAGGTATAATCAGTTTTGCGAATAGTTTTTCAAAGAACTTTTTCAGTCAAGAATGGGAAGATTTAGTTGGTCTTTCAGCAATGCTACTCCTTGAGCCGCAATCTGAATATGCAAACAACTCATCTTCTCTAAACAGAGTTATAGATTTTTTTGGTGAAGGAGACGGGCCGCATGAAAAACCTATCCGTAATGATGATAGTACTGCATGGATTTCCTGGAGAGTCAGAAAAATTATAAATTCAAGTGAAGATGTTGAGGAGCTTCTTTGCATAGGCAATGACATAACAGACAACCATCTCTCCAGAGAGAATTTAAAGAAAAGCGAATCACGGCATAGAATAATATTTGAAAACTCTCCTTTAGGAATGGTCCGGTTTAACCCTGAAGGAGTAATTCTAGATTGTAACAACAAGTTAGTAGAGCTGCTAGATTCTACAAAAGAAAAATTAATCGGCTTTAACGTTGCCCAGAAAAGTAATTCTAAAATGCGAGAAGCTATTAAAAAAGCGCTGGCAGGTGAATCAAGCATTTATGAAGATCTCTATACTTCAGTAACTGGGAATAAAACCATCTACGTACGAGCCATATTTAATCCAGTAACATTAGGCAATTCCTCCACGGAGGTAATTTGCACGCTGGAAGATATCTCTGACCGCATTGAAGTTGAAAAAAACCTTGCAGAAAGTGAAGAACGTTTCAGAGGAATAGCAAAGGCTTCTCCTGTCGGGATCATCATTACAGACATCAAAGGAAGCCTTCTTTACGCTAATCAAAGAATGACGGAACTGACTGGTGAAAATTATACGGAACAGACAGGACTATCTTGGATGAACAATATCCACAGCAAGGATAAATCAAATTTAATTACAAACTGGTATGAAGCTGATTTTATAAGTAAAGACAGATTAGAATTTAGAATTGTCCATAACAACGGAATAATACTATGGATATTGGGGCAAATAGTTAAACTGAAAGACAAAAAAGAACAGATGATCGGGTATGTTATAACGATGACAGATATAACCCAGATCAAAACTGTAGAATTGGAACACACAAGACTTACAGCTGCTATTGATCAAGCTGCGGAAGCTATTATGATCACAGACACTGACGGTATGATAACTTATGTAAACCCAGCTTTTCAGAAAATTTCAGGTTACTCGGCAGATGAAGCTATAGGACAAAACCCACGCTTTCTTCAAAGCGGAGAACACGACATCCTTTTCTATGACAATCTATGGGACACAATTTTAGCAGGCCACATATGGGAAGGAAAGTTTATTAATATCAGGAAAGATGGAAAACATTACACACAGGAAGCGTCAATAGGTCCGGTTAGAGATGAAACAGGTAAAATCATAAACTTTGTATGTGTATCACGTGACATCAGCAAACAATTAGTTGTTGAAGCGCAACTTAGACAAGCTCAAAAACTTGAGTCAATAGGCGAGCTGGCAGCCGGAATTGCCCATGAAATTAACACACCTACACAATATGTAAGTACAAACAATCAATTTATGAAAGAAGCGTTCATTACACTTCTTGCTATGACTAATAATTACAGAGAGCTCATTAAAGCAGTCCAATTAAGCAAATCTCAGGAAGAATTGCTCAAAATAGCGGAAAGCGGGCTTGATGACGATGAACTTACCTATTTAGAGGAAGATATTCCAAATGCGATTGAGGAATCAGAAACAGGGTTGAAACGAATCACCGAGATTGTGCAATCAGTTAAGCAGCTGGCCCACCCCGGTGAAGTTCAAAAAGGACTTTATAATTTAGACGAAATAATTCGCAATGCAATAACGGTTTCCAGTAATGAATGGAAATACGTCTCAGATATTGAATTAAACTTAGATGAAAATTTACCGGAAATTCACTGTTTAAAAGGTGAAATAGGACAGGTTTTGCTTAATCTTATTATCAATGCAGCTCATGCCATTGAATCAAAGTCAGGAAAAGATACTGAAGCAAAAGGACGCATCACCATATCAACCTACCAAAAAGAGAACTGGGCTGTTCTGAAGATTTCCGACTCAGGAACGGGAATGCCAGAAAATGTTGCTAAGCGTGCTTTTGATCCATTTTTTACTACTAAAGAAGTAGGCCATGGAACGGGTCAGGGCTTAGCTATTTCTCACAACGTGATTGTAAACATGCATAATGGCGTGATTAATTTTGAAACTGAAGAAAATATTGGAACAACATTTACGATTAAACTACCTTTAAAAAAAATCGGGCAATAA
- a CDS encoding mechanosensitive ion channel domain-containing protein, whose product MNATTGIVGKMLVDSNLDKQLSFLKPDFLRDMFEQSIGFVSLYGVRLLVALLVLLAGRICARQASNLITRLMAKAKVDDILTSFIQNIVYYVMLAAFVVAALGQAGINITSFLAVLGAAGLAVGLALKDTLSNFAAGVMLIVLRLFKKGDYVTIAGTSGTVQALSAFYTELSTPDNQKVVVPNSSILNAVIVNTTANKTRRIDLVISIGYQDDIPKAKEILAQILAENTTLLKSPAPTIVVGELADSSINILVRPWVRTSDYWAVRWDLLEGIKITFDKAGISIPYPQTDVHLYKEGSES is encoded by the coding sequence ATGAATGCAACTACCGGAATAGTAGGAAAAATGTTGGTAGATTCTAATCTTGATAAACAATTAAGTTTTCTCAAGCCTGATTTTTTAAGAGATATGTTTGAACAGAGTATAGGATTTGTAAGTCTTTACGGAGTAAGGCTTCTTGTAGCCCTGTTGGTGCTTCTGGCAGGGAGGATCTGTGCTCGGCAAGCTTCAAATTTGATTACACGGCTTATGGCAAAGGCTAAAGTTGACGACATCTTAACTTCATTTATTCAAAATATTGTTTATTATGTAATGCTTGCCGCGTTTGTTGTTGCTGCGCTCGGGCAGGCGGGAATTAACATAACTTCATTCCTCGCTGTGTTGGGTGCCGCAGGTCTTGCTGTCGGTTTGGCGTTAAAGGATACACTTTCTAACTTTGCAGCCGGAGTCATGCTCATAGTTTTGCGCCTTTTCAAGAAAGGAGACTACGTAACAATTGCAGGAACTTCTGGAACAGTGCAGGCATTGTCAGCATTTTATACAGAACTATCCACACCGGATAATCAGAAAGTTGTTGTTCCTAATTCCTCAATTCTTAATGCCGTAATTGTGAATACAACCGCTAATAAGACAAGACGCATTGATCTGGTTATAAGCATAGGATACCAAGATGATATTCCAAAAGCCAAAGAAATTCTTGCACAGATTCTTGCTGAAAATACGACTCTTCTCAAATCTCCTGCACCTACAATTGTTGTAGGGGAGCTTGCTGATTCGAGTATAAATATACTAGTGCGTCCTTGGGTAAGAACCTCTGATTACTGGGCTGTTCGGTGGGATTTGCTGGAAGGTATTAAAATTACTTTTGATAAGGCCGGTATTTCGATTCCATATCCACAGACTGATGTTCATTTATATAAAGAAGGCAGCGAAAGCTAG
- a CDS encoding BON domain-containing protein codes for MNKILSSISLLLLLSLPMGSMFQASTAHAGFMPFGRMYKAAKDDRTYMVQASDTRLQLQLHKAILTENPSSILAISTFVYLGHGFLVGEVASESQSRSLVDSAKKVRGLNGVSYYLPLKKSNENTEISSAFEIKVNGMLEPNYPSSKLTVKVVQNVVIVLGVLTAEEQGKALNLLKSFDGVDKIINFIQPPSDAETKRVRPRPLRNILN; via the coding sequence ATGAATAAAATATTATCTTCTATCAGCCTTTTACTCTTGCTTTCTCTACCCATGGGCAGCATGTTTCAGGCTAGCACTGCCCATGCCGGATTTATGCCTTTTGGACGAATGTATAAAGCTGCAAAAGATGATCGCACATATATGGTGCAAGCTAGTGATACAAGACTTCAACTACAGCTTCATAAAGCTATATTAACAGAGAATCCATCTTCCATATTAGCCATAAGTACATTTGTTTATCTTGGACACGGGTTTCTTGTGGGAGAAGTAGCCAGTGAAAGTCAGAGTAGAAGCCTAGTAGACTCGGCTAAAAAAGTCAGAGGACTAAACGGAGTCAGCTACTACCTGCCGCTTAAAAAAAGTAATGAAAACACCGAAATATCTTCTGCTTTTGAAATAAAAGTCAACGGAATGCTGGAACCGAACTACCCTTCATCAAAACTCACAGTTAAAGTAGTACAAAATGTGGTTATAGTCCTTGGAGTCTTAACCGCTGAAGAACAGGGAAAAGCACTTAATCTGCTTAAAAGTTTTGATGGAGTTGATAAAATAATTAACTTTATTCAACCTCCTTCCGATGCAGAAACGAAACGAGTCCGTCCGCGCCCTTTACGCAATATTCTTAATTAA
- a CDS encoding STAS domain-containing protein, whose product MTNKQTTNSINILENRIFSENLSCQIFGSGNKLYSGEDRKNLLPFEFLEKKMGSSTVFILQGICNIQTVKYLKPRLYELAGEWEGKTIIGLKKVLFIDVSCLAAFLKAHMLAEHNRGKIVFINKNEKIQRAFQAAKIDSILNIVSSLEEAKKILNDKVYA is encoded by the coding sequence ATGACAAACAAGCAAACGACAAATAGTATTAACATACTAGAAAATAGAATTTTTTCGGAAAATTTATCCTGTCAGATTTTTGGCTCAGGGAATAAGCTCTATTCTGGGGAAGATCGTAAAAATTTGTTACCATTTGAATTCCTTGAAAAGAAGATGGGATCTTCAACTGTATTTATTCTTCAGGGAATATGCAATATACAAACGGTTAAATATTTAAAACCTCGTTTATATGAGCTAGCCGGAGAATGGGAAGGTAAAACCATTATTGGGCTCAAGAAAGTCTTATTCATAGATGTTTCGTGTCTAGCCGCTTTTTTAAAGGCTCACATGTTGGCTGAACACAATCGTGGCAAGATTGTATTTATAAATAAAAATGAGAAAATACAAAGAGCTTTTCAGGCTGCAAAGATTGACAGTATTTTGAATATTGTTTCCAGCTTGGAAGAGGCTAAAAAAATATTAAATGACAAGGTTTATGCTTAG